AAGCTACGTCTAAATTTAATAGCGCAACTAAAAAACCGCAAAAGAGAGGCTTTAGTAAACAAGTACGTTCTAGCAAGCAACAAAACAATACGACTTGGAATGTCGGAGATAAAGTTATCCATAAATCATGGGGCGAAGGTATGGTAAGTAATGTCTCAGAGAAGAATGGTTCAGTAGAACTAGACATTATTTTCAAATCTGAAGGACCTAAACGTTTATTAGCACAATTTGCACCAATCGAAAAAAAGGGGGAATAGCATATGACTGAAAATATTCAAGCGCGCGTCGATGAATTGCACAAACTATTAAATCAATATAGTTACGAATATTATGTTAAAGACAATCCATCTGTGCCTGACAGTGAGTATGATAGATTACTACATGAATTAATAGAAATAGAGTCACAACATCCTGAATATAAAACAGAAGATTCCCCAACTGTACGTGTAGGTGGAGAAGCTCAATCTACATTTGAAAAAGTAAATCACGATACGCCGATGTTAAGCTTAGGTAACGCTTTTAATGAAGAAGATTTACGTAAATTTGACCAACGTATTCGAGAGCAAATTGGTGAAGTCACATATATGTGTGAATTGAAAATCGATGGCTTAGCAGTATCATTAAAATATGAAAATGGTAGATTTGTTCAAGGGCTTACGCGTGGAGATGGGACAACGGGAGAAGACATAACCGAAAACCTAAAAACGATCCATGCAATTCCTTTAAAAATTAATAAACCATTAACCTTTGAAGTACGTGGTGAGGCATATATGCCACGTTCTTCCTTCTTTAAATTAAATGAAGCAAAAGAACAAAATGATGAACAACCATTCGCGAATCCAAGAAACGCTGCTGCAGGTTCGTTAAGACAATTGGACGCACGATTAGCAGCAAAACGTAAATTAAGTGTATTTTTATATAGTGTTAATGACTTTACTGATTTTGCTGCAGAGAGTCAAAACGATGCGCTGAAAGAATTAGATGAATTAGGATTTAAAACTAATCAAGAGCGTAGAAAAGTTAACAATATTGATGAAGTATTAGATTATATAGAATACTGGACAGCGCAACGTGAATCACTACCGTATGATATTGACGGTATCGTAATAAAAGTTGATGATTTAGCACAACAAGAAGAAATGGGATATACACAAAAATCACCGCGATGGGCAATCGCCTATAAATTCCCTGCAGAAGAAGTCGTAACTCAATTGCTAGATATTGAATTGAGTATCGGACGCACTGGTGTCGTTACACCGACGGCAATTTTAGAACCAGTTAGAGTGGCTGGTACAACAGTCTCTAGAGCATCATTACATAACGAAGATTTAATTCACGAAAAAGATATTCGTATCGGAGATAGTGTCGTTATTAAGAAAGCGGGAGACATTATTCCTGAAGTGATAAACAGCATTATTGATAGAAGACCAGATGATGCGGTTACTTATCATATGCCAACACATTGTCCAAGTTGTGACCATGAGTTAGTCAGAATAGAAGGCGAAGTAGCTTTAAGATGTATCAATCCAAAATGTCAGGCGCAATTGATAGAAGGATTAATACACTTTGTTTCCAGACAGGCTATGAATATCGACGGACTAGGAACTAAAATAATTCATCAACTTTATGATAATAATAAAATTAAAGACGTTGCCGATATTTATTATTTAACAAAAGACGACTTATTGCCATTAGAGAGAATGGGTGAGAAAAAAGTAGATAATTTATTGTCAGCTATTGAGCAATCTAAAGAGAATTCATTAGAACACTTACTGTTTGGACTAGGCATCAGACATTTAGGTGTGAAAGCAAGCCAAGTCGTAGCAGAAAAATACGGTTCTATTGAGCGTCTATTTGAAGTTAAAGAGGAAGAATTTGTGAGTATCCATGATTTTGGACATAAACTTGCACAATCTATCGTTACCTATTTAGAAAATGACGATATTCGCTCACTTATTGATAAATTGCAACAAAAGCATGTTAATATGGAATATAAGGGAGTAAGAACTTCTGATATAGAAGGTCACCCAGAATTTAAAGATAAGACGATTGTACTAACTGGTAAATTACAACAGATGACAAGAAATGAAGCAGCTGAGTGGTTAGAATTGCAAGGTGCTAAAGTGACTAACAGTGTGACTAAGCGTACTGATTTAGTCATCGCAGGTGCGGATGCGGGTTCTAAATTAACTAAAGCAGAAAAATTTGGCACGACAGTATGGTCTGAAGAAGATTTTATAAATAAACAAAATGAAATTTCTAATTAGAGGGGATCTTGCATGAAACGGACGTTAATTTTAATTTTATCCGCAATAATTTTATTATCAGCATGTGGCACTAATGACAATGACAAAAATGAGTCATCTAACAATAAACAATCTACGAAAAATGATTCGGGTTCCGTTAAAAAAATTGCTACAGATAAAAATGTGCAAGGTAGCAATTACAGAACAATTTTACCTTTTAAAGAAAGCCAAAGTCGTGGTTTACT
The Staphylococcus kloosii genome window above contains:
- the ligA gene encoding NAD-dependent DNA ligase LigA, which codes for MTENIQARVDELHKLLNQYSYEYYVKDNPSVPDSEYDRLLHELIEIESQHPEYKTEDSPTVRVGGEAQSTFEKVNHDTPMLSLGNAFNEEDLRKFDQRIREQIGEVTYMCELKIDGLAVSLKYENGRFVQGLTRGDGTTGEDITENLKTIHAIPLKINKPLTFEVRGEAYMPRSSFFKLNEAKEQNDEQPFANPRNAAAGSLRQLDARLAAKRKLSVFLYSVNDFTDFAAESQNDALKELDELGFKTNQERRKVNNIDEVLDYIEYWTAQRESLPYDIDGIVIKVDDLAQQEEMGYTQKSPRWAIAYKFPAEEVVTQLLDIELSIGRTGVVTPTAILEPVRVAGTTVSRASLHNEDLIHEKDIRIGDSVVIKKAGDIIPEVINSIIDRRPDDAVTYHMPTHCPSCDHELVRIEGEVALRCINPKCQAQLIEGLIHFVSRQAMNIDGLGTKIIHQLYDNNKIKDVADIYYLTKDDLLPLERMGEKKVDNLLSAIEQSKENSLEHLLFGLGIRHLGVKASQVVAEKYGSIERLFEVKEEEFVSIHDFGHKLAQSIVTYLENDDIRSLIDKLQQKHVNMEYKGVRTSDIEGHPEFKDKTIVLTGKLQQMTRNEAAEWLELQGAKVTNSVTKRTDLVIAGADAGSKLTKAEKFGTTVWSEEDFINKQNEISN